In Desulfosediminicola ganghwensis, a single window of DNA contains:
- a CDS encoding IS91 family transposase, producing the protein MKDNGNTPEIADIFRRYGKKYRDMHVVGSQQYKVMRRIEICRTAALGGHVEACNHCGYSRNAYNSCRDRHCPKCQTMVKEKWLSDRRTELLPCPYFHNVFTLPHELNPLVMGNKHIMLTLLFTAVKETLQVFARDPQWRLGGQLGFISVLHTWNQKLMDHYHLHCIIPAGVLSFDRTSWTGTRRKYLFRVQSLAKEFKKRYLDKLERAHKKNLLSFPGKVAGLQEKKQFLTFIETLRGKQWITYAKQPFGGPEQVLEYLGRYTHRVAITNNRIIAIDDGKVSFRYRDRSDDNKEKELTLSAEEFIRRFLLHVLPSGFTKIRYYGFLAHANKKTCIALIRTLIGSDVKYTQKTVETVQEMMLRLTGIDICCCPQCGKGKLVYLRPITDLAYDDSS; encoded by the coding sequence ATGAAAGATAATGGCAACACACCGGAGATTGCCGATATCTTTCGCAGATATGGTAAGAAATACCGGGATATGCATGTGGTGGGATCGCAGCAATATAAGGTCATGAGACGCATCGAAATATGTCGGACCGCTGCCCTTGGAGGCCATGTCGAAGCCTGTAATCATTGCGGTTATAGCCGCAACGCATATAACTCCTGCCGGGACAGACACTGTCCGAAATGCCAGACCATGGTCAAGGAGAAATGGCTCAGTGACAGAAGGACAGAACTGCTGCCTTGCCCCTATTTTCACAACGTTTTCACTTTGCCGCATGAGCTCAACCCCCTGGTTATGGGCAATAAACACATTATGCTGACTCTGCTGTTTACCGCAGTCAAAGAAACATTGCAGGTCTTCGCCCGTGATCCGCAGTGGCGCCTTGGGGGCCAACTCGGCTTCATTTCCGTGCTTCACACATGGAATCAGAAACTCATGGACCACTACCACCTGCACTGCATCATCCCGGCAGGAGTTCTTTCATTTGATCGTACAAGCTGGACCGGCACCAGAAGAAAATATTTATTCCGGGTTCAGTCATTGGCGAAGGAGTTCAAAAAACGCTATCTGGACAAGCTAGAAAGGGCACATAAGAAAAACCTCCTTTCTTTCCCTGGCAAGGTTGCAGGGCTGCAAGAGAAAAAACAGTTCCTGACGTTCATAGAAACGTTGCGTGGCAAGCAGTGGATCACTTATGCCAAACAGCCCTTTGGTGGACCGGAACAGGTACTCGAATATCTCGGTCGCTATACCCACCGGGTGGCAATAACCAACAACCGGATCATTGCTATCGATGATGGCAAGGTTAGCTTCAGGTATCGGGACCGCAGCGACGACAATAAGGAAAAAGAACTTACCCTCAGTGCTGAAGAATTTATCAGGCGATTTCTCCTGCACGTGCTGCCGAGCGGCTTTACCAAAATCCGCTATTACGGCTTCCTGGCTCATGCTAACAAGAAAACCTGCATCGCTTTAATCCGCACCCTGATCGGTTCAGACGTCAAATATACACAGAAAACAGTGGAGACCGTTCAGGAGATGATGCTGCGCTTGACCGGCATCGACATCTGCTGCTGCCCGCAGTGCGGCAAGGGAAAGCTGGTCTATCTCAGGCCGATTACCGACCTGGCTTATGATGATAGCTCCTGA